In Ciconia boyciana chromosome 1, ASM3463844v1, whole genome shotgun sequence, the genomic stretch AAATACCTCTGTGATTGACAAGTATGGGATAATCTGGCCCAAGTGTAAAAAACTCATCCTAAAAgtcagaaattaattaaataccTAAAATACAGGCTTTGTTCCTCCAAATGTTCTTGTCAGTGTTCCTACGATTTTGCATCCCCTTAGTACTTTATATAAGCTGCCAGTTCTTTGGCTCTTGCTACACCCCATTAAAAGGCACAGCAGTTGCATCCCAGTGGACatattcttcttttccccttccaagCTCTCAGCAGTGTCACATCCACTGATGTGCAGCCCTTTCCACATTACCTGTGTGGGGCGTCCCTTTACTCTGCAACGTGCCTGCCAGTCTATCCATGTGCAAGTATAACCCTGTCATCATCAGGGCTCGTTGCAGGCACAAGCGTAGCACGCAGTTGCCTTAGGAAGCTGACAGACTGTGGCAAAATAGCCAAGCTGTTTTGTGTATGGCAGAGACCTGGAAGGCAAGAGTGGCTGCTGATGCCTGGTTTGGGGTGGactacaaaggaaaagcagctctcTATCGTTTCCTTTATTGCACATGGCAGGGACCGGCCAGGCTGGGCCCCAGCCATGAAACAGCAACATCTCATGTTGCAAGTGATGATGGCTATGCTCGTATGTGCAGTACCCACATAGCCACTTGTTCTTCACTCCCACAGATCTCCAGTTTTCTGTGCACAACTGCGATAAAGAACTAAGCCTGTTTTCCCCACTGCTTGAGTAGGAAAAAAGAGCTTAAGGTAGCTGGTTACAACTTTCTGATCATGGAGCCTGGCTCTGGCAGAAGTGAAATCCCgtcagctgctgctcttgctaAAACTGCAGCAGGTGGCAGGCCCTCTCAGCTCCTGATGCCATTTTTCAccctcctgcccgctccctccttcccttttctttctggcttGTTAGGTATCGAGTGTTCCTGGAGAACTGTTGCAGAATGGGGATCCGTTGGTGTTATAACCGTCGACCCTCGCGCTGGGAAAACGTTCAAGACCGTCGGCTGAGGGAACGGGAGAGCGCGGCCGACGGCGGCGCATGCGCACCCGCCGCGGGGAGGAGACGCAGGCGCAGGAAGAGGCGGGGAGGCAGGCGGAGGGAGGGCTTCCGAACTACATCTCCCAGCATGCGGCGGGCCGCAGGCGGGGCGGGTGAGGTTACCCGGAACGGAGCGGGCCCCTAAGGCCGCGAGCGCTGTGGTGGGGGAGCGCGGCGCTGTCTCTCCGCTCTCGCGCCGGGCAGGCAGGTAGCGGCGcgcgccggggggcggggctggcTCGCGCCGGGGGTCCGCTAACGGCCGCTCCCGCCCCGTTCTTCCCCGCAGTCTGTGGCTGCCGCGGAGCCGCCCGCCATGTCGACCGTTGCTGCCGCCAGCTGCGACACCAAGGGCGCGGGGGAGGCGCGGGAAGAGAAGAAGCCGCTGAAGCCCTGCTGCGCCTGCCCGGAGACCAAGAAAGCGCGGGACGCCTGG encodes the following:
- the COX17 gene encoding cytochrome c oxidase copper chaperone isoform X1, coding for MRTRRGEETQSVAAAEPPAMSTVAAASCDTKGAGEAREEKKPLKPCCACPETKKARDACIIEKGEENCGHLIEAHKECMRALGFKI
- the COX17 gene encoding cytochrome c oxidase copper chaperone isoform X2 encodes the protein MSTVAAASCDTKGAGEAREEKKPLKPCCACPETKKARDACIIEKGEENCGHLIEAHKECMRALGFKI